GCATCCTTCCCCCAGGCAAATGGAGCATGCCCTGAGACGAGCACCCCAGGCATGGCGACAGGGTCTAGCCCTTTGTTGGTGAAGGTCTCAATGATCACCTTCCCTGTCTCAAGCTCATAGCCGCTCGCAATCTCACGCTCGGTCAAGACACGCGTGCACGGTATCTCCCCATAATAATAATCGGCATGTGTCGTGCCAAGCGGCGGGATCGGGCGCGCAGCCTGGGCCCAGCTTGTTGCCCATGGCGAATGCGTATGAACGATGCCGCCGATATCGGGAAATGCCTTATAGAGCTCGAGATGGGTCGCCGTATCAGATGATGGACGCAAGTCCCCTTCCACCACTTCCCCTTCCAGGCTGACGACAACAAGGTCCTCCGCCTTCAGCTCCTCATAGGGAACACCGCTCGGCTTGATGACTACCAATCCTTCCTCCCGGTCAATCCCGCTCACATTTCCCCAT
This genomic window from Pradoshia eiseniae contains:
- the araD gene encoding L-ribulose-5-phosphate 4-epimerase, whose protein sequence is MLDSLKQQVLKANLLLPEYKMVTFTWGNVSGIDREEGLVVIKPSGVPYEELKAEDLVVVSLEGEVVEGDLRPSSDTATHLELYKAFPDIGGIVHTHSPWATSWAQAARPIPPLGTTHADYYYGEIPCTRVLTEREIASGYELETGKVIIETFTNKGLDPVAMPGVLVSGHAPFAWGKDAMQAVHNAVVLEEVAKMALQTYQLNPDAEPIDQYLLDKHYLRKHGKNAYYGQKATRN